One window from the genome of Megalobrama amblycephala isolate DHTTF-2021 linkage group LG4, ASM1881202v1, whole genome shotgun sequence encodes:
- the LOC125267142 gene encoding membrane-spanning 4-domains subfamily A member 12-like has protein sequence MEMESKIISTDKATVVIQINPQVTQNTVMSDDGREARGAYHNTTLTRFFKAQPKALGTVQIMIGVVCFLFGIIQSSGGYPSILLVSGITYWGSLIYISAGSLSVAAQNKLHPCVVKASLVMNVFSAITAGVAIVLMSIEIAVLRGRISDYISRYILGIHGILLVFTILQFIISICISGFACKATCNRDSTVVNVALNQGY, from the exons atggaaatggaaAGCAAGATCATCTCAACTGACAAAGCTACAGTTGTCATCCAAATAAATCCACAGGTGACACAAAATACTGTTATGAGTGATGATGGACGGGAGGCCAGAGGAGCATATCACAATACGACTCTCACAAGATTTTTCAAAGCACAACCAAAGGcattgggg ACTGTCCAGATAATGATTGGAGTGGTGTGTTTCTTATTTGGCATCATACAATCCAGTGGAGGCTACCCATCTATTTTACTTGTTAGTGGCATAACCTACTGGGGATCCCTTATT TACATCAGTGCTGGATCTCTGTCTGTTGCTGCGCAGAATAAACTTCACCCGTGTGtg GTCAAAGCCTCTCTTGTAATGAATGTGTTCAGTGCCATAACTGCAGGGGTCGCCATTGTTCTGATGTCCATAGAGATAGCAGTCCTTCGTGGTCGAATTAGCGATTACATTTCG AGATATATTCTGGGGATCCATGGAATATTGCTGGTGTTCACCATCCTTCAGTTCATCATCTCCATCTGTATCTCAGGATTTGCCTGCAAAGCCACCTGCAACAGAGACTCTACAGTGGTCAATGTGGCACTAAACCAG GGATACTGA